In Pirellula sp. SH-Sr6A, the DNA window TCACGCTCATATCACCGGGTTCCTTGGGGTTGTATCGCCATCCACCATCCTTGGCCTGGGCCATTTGCGCGTACTGAATGGAACGCATGGCGATCGACTCGAGTTGGGGATCTCCGGTCATGCCGTAAAGCTCGCAAATTGCGATACTGCACTGAGCCTGCGCGTAGGTCCGTTGATTCCCCGAAGCCCGCTTTGCAAAAAAACCGTCTTCATCCTGCTGCGCGATCAAGAAGTCGAGACCGCGTTTCACCTGAAACTGGTACTCTCCAGATTGATGGGTGTTCCCCGCCCCTAGAAATGCCAACATCGCCATCGCGGTAGCCGCGGGCTTGTTCTCGGTCGTCGCACCTCCCTTGTAGGGTCCCACCAACGACCAGGAACCGTCGGATCGCTGCTGCTTGGCGAGCCAATCGAGCCCGGCAGCGACCGCATCTTCGGTCCCTTGGGTCCCACCATAGGCTTTGAGAAGCGTTTCCTTGAGAATTCCCGTTCGCCCTTTCAACCCGCCGAGAACGGGAGAATCCAACGCCAAATCGTTGGCCGCCACGTCCGTGGGAAGGGCGGGGGTCGCCAAATCGAGGTTCAAGCTATCGAGACTGATGGCATCCGGCAGATTCTCCAGCATCTCGGAGTCCTCCGCCGAGGGGTTGATTTCGAACGCCGTCAAATCGTCCTCTCCGTTGGTGTCGGAGGATGTCCCAGAGAGAATGGTGATGGAATCCCCGATTTTTTCAGCGATCGGAACGATTGCCAGCAACAAAATAATGGCGAGGTGGACGATCAAACTCGTCAGCCAAGAGGGGGTTTCCTGCAGACCAAAACGGACCCACAGTTTTTCCCGCCAAGTCAGTTCATCCTCTCGATCTTCTTCCCCGTCCATCTGAGACGTTTCCGCTGGGCTGCTGCCCCCGGGGACGGTTCTCGTGCCGTCAATTTTAGCCACCGGCGGCGGAGCCAGGCGAGGAGAAGCAGCGGGGGGTGGGACCGGCATTCGAGGTGGTTGGAGCGAGGCCGGGTCGGAAGCTGATTTGGACACGTTCGTACGACCTCTCGGTGCGTTTACTTACTGGAAAAGGTCAATCGGCATGCAACAAACGCCGATAGCGGTAATTCTCGTACGCCCGGCGCCCCCGAATTCATCCACATCGTCGATTATATGGTTTTTCCCGCATCCGGGAAAAACCGCGACCCGAATTGTGTTAGCAATTGCGGCTTGTCGGCCAACTCGCCCCTCGCTACAATCCTCACCCTTCGAACGCAGCTAATGTCCACTAGGAGTTGATTTCCATGACCCTCGACAAGAGCTTGAAGGTCCGTGCAGGATCGATCAAGACCCGAAATGTGCTCACCCGAGCCGAGCGAATCAAACGATTGCAGGACATCGACAAGTGGTCCGAAGATAGCATCGTCGTCGGCATGGCCAAGGTCCGCGTCCCCAAGATCTCTTTGAAGAAAAAGAAGAAGGTCAAAAAAGAGGACGAGGCAGACGACAAGAAGAAAAAGAAGAAGTAGTCCATCGGCTCCTTGCAGAGTCCGATGGTTCCCAGCGCCGCTCGATGGTTGGTGGCGCTGGTTCGATCTCTCTTCCTTTCGCTGTCCTCGCTATCTCCGGCTGCAGTGTATCCGAGATGCTAGGTGTGCGGTTGGCGATCCCCGATGCGATTCTGGAATCCCACTTAGCGGAGAGATTCCTTCTACGACATGTCGTTTCATCCAAACGCAGATTCAAGGTGAGCTTTGTGGCTCACCTTTTTTCGTTTCGTGGACGATCGCTTCCGCACTTTGTTCCGACGAGATCTCTGTTGTCTCGCTTCGATTCGGTTTGGTAAGCTACCAGATGCAGATCATCGGAAAGTTCTGCCTACCCGGTTTTCCAGTACACCGGGTCAATGCGATTTGGATTGTTTTCAACTACGCCAAGGATGGCTATCGATCATGGGACTTCCCGCTCGAAAGCAAGCGGTCTCGCCGAGCACCCGAAAAAGCAGGCTGGCACGAGGCAAAGACGTGCTCCAGCAAGCGTCTGCTGCCATTCAAGCTACCGCCGAATCTCTCGATGAAGATTTTTTGGTCGCGGTCGACAAGATCCTCACCACGCGCGGGAGTGTCATCGTTTGCGGGATCGGGAAAGCAGGCTTGGTAGGCCGCAAGATCTCGGCGACTTTCGCGTCGACCGGAACACGTTCGCACTTCCTACACCCGTCCGAGGCCGTCCACGGTGACTTGGGAAGCGTCGGCCCCAACGATGTCATGCTCCTCCTGTCCAACAGCGGCACGACGGAAGAGATCGTTCGCATTCTGCCGTTTGTCAGCCGCCGCGCGGCTGGCTTGATCGCTATCACGAGCGCCGGCAACAGCCCTCTCGCGAGAGCCGCCGACATCGCCCTCATTCTGCCCCCCTGTCGCGAAGCCTGCCAGCATAATCTCGCGCCCAGCACGAGCACCACCTCCATGTTGGCGATTGGAGACGCGATCGCTCTCGTCGTGAGCGAAGCGAGAGGCTTCGGCATGCAGGACTTCGCAGAATTACACCCCGCTGGTGCCCTCGGAAAGCGACTCGCGAGCGTGGACGAAGCCATGCGTCCGCAATCGGAGTGCCGCCTCGCTCTCTCGTCGCACACGATCCGTCAAATCCTGGTCGACGCCGCTAAACCAGGCCGTCGGACGGGAGCAGTCATGCTGGTCGACGAAAATGGAGTCCTCGAAGGAATATTCACCGACAGCGATCTGGCAAAGCTGATGGAGCAACGGAAGGATCAAGATCTGGATCGACCTATCTCCGAGCGGATGACGAAATCCTTTTCTGCAATCCAATCCGGGGCCCGCCTGAGCGACGCGGTGGATGTCATGGTCGCACGCAAGATCAGCGAGCTACCGGTCGTGAACCGCGACGACAAACCCGTAGGGATGATCGACATCACCGACGTGCTGGAAATCGAACACCTTCAAAACATCGCATTCGCTCCGACGCAGGCGAAGCGAGACGCAGCGAGCGATCCCCAATCCTCACCCCCTGAAGAACAGGATCGCCAGGAAGAAGACTGGGACGCTCCTCCGTCGTCTCTTCGCATCTTCGGTCGCAAATACTAATCGACATAACAATCTCGATACTCCACAGTCACAAGGCATCCAGAGTGGCACCCAAAGATAACGACGTAGCCAAGCCAATCAAACTGATCCTTTCGGATGTCGACGGCGTCCTGACCGATGGCTCCATCACCATCGACAACGCGGGAATCGAAAGCAAAACCTTTCACGTGCGGGACGGACATGCCATTCGACTTTGGTGCAAGGCGGGGTTTCAATTCGGGTTGCTCACCGCGCGCAACTCGCACATCGTCAAAATTCGCGCTGCGGAACTAGGTATCACGCTGGTCCGCCAAGGTTTTGAAGACAAACTTCCAGCCGCGCGCGAGATGATCCAACAGGCGGGGTGCGAACCGCACGAGGTATGCTACATCGGTGATGATCTTCCCGATCTCAGTGTGATGTACGAAGTCGGATTGAGCGCGACCGTAGAGGACGCTGCGTCCGAGGTTCGCCAGAATGCAAAGTGGGTCATGACCTCCCCGGGAGGACGAGGAGCGATTCGCGAACTGGTCGAGCGATTGCTGAAAGCAAAGGGGTTATGGGATGAGTGCATCCCGAATCGAGTCTCATGATCTTCTCGCGCGAGTATCTACGAGTCTTTGTTCCCCTAGCGATTTGCTTCGCAGTCTATCACCTCACGTTTGTACCTTGGATCAACCACAAAACGCGAAGCACAGAACGACGGTGGTCTGCGGCCGTATTGCCCGATGCCGATGAATGGTGGGACGTCTTTTTTCGCGAAGACTCGTGGCAAAGGAAATCCCCCCAAGTTCTCACGACCGAAAGCGGAACACTTCTCTACCGAGAGCGGGTCGAGATCAGCGAAACCCGCTGGCATATCAAACCGCTTACCATCCTCATTCCACAACGTAGTTCCGGGGCGTCCAAAAGAGCGATCCTCATCTCGAATCCAGAAGGAGCGGAAATCCAGTTCCAACGTCGCCCCGATTGGACCTCCGAGCCTCCTCCCGTAGAAACCGGTAGGCTGCTCGGACAAATCCAAATCTACTCACCGCCAGTCGAGGGTTCGAGCAATAGCGGACTCCTCATCGAGACCAGCGAAGTCCGAATCGAAAAGCGTCAGATTTGGACCGACAAAGGGATCAAGATGCAGATGGGAGACTCCCTGATCGAAGGGCACTTTCTCACGATCAATCTCGAACAAAAACTCTTGAGCACCGAGGAGCCCGTCCCCCCTGGTGTGAAGACTCCGTTCGATGGATTGGAAAGCATGGAATTGACCTACGTCGACCGCGTACGAATCGGTCTCAAAAACGGAGGTCTTTGGCCGAGCGACAAAATAAAGGATGCGGCACAACGCCCAGCCCATGCAGTGCTGAAATGCGGTGGACGATTCACATTCCATTTCCAGCAGTCCGAAGCCATGCTGCGGGGTGGCGTTCACATGGAACATCGCGTCGAAGGCCTTCCGATCGACACGTTCGACTGTGAAGATTTAACCATGCAAATCGGATTCCACGACGATCCGATCCAACCAGCCCCGGACGCGAGCGAACCTCGCAAACCTTCGCCGTGGAAACTCGATAAACTCACGGCCGTCGGCGCGCTAGGCAAGACGCCTTCGGATCGCTCTGGGTGGATGAAGCTCCTTGCACCGGGCATGCAAGTCGAAGCGTTGGGCCAGCGGTTGTTTATCGATTTTCTCAATGGGGAAATCCACCTGAGCAACACCCTGCCTCTCACCGTCGCCCAAGAATCCTCGCCAGTCTATTTACGACGCGAGAACATGCAGGTTTGGGCTCCCGAAATCCTCTTCGGCAACCCGAAACTCTTTCAGAAGTCCAACACCGGCGCTACAGCTCCCATCGACCGACTCGGAACCGTGGTCGCCAGCGGTCCCGGTGTCGCACAAATGGAATCCGAGCGCGAGACGTGGAAACTCTCCTGGGGCCAAAAACTGCTCGTCCGCCCCTCTGATCAACTCGATGTCGTTTCGATCGTCGGGAGCGCCAACATCAACAACTCCACGCAGGGTACATTCGTCGCCGACAAGCTCGACCTGTGGCTTCGCCCGACCGATCAAAACCGGATCGCGAAACTCCAACGCTTTTACTTGAATGAGCCCGTTCCAAGGTGGCTCCCCGAAGCGATGACGGCATCAGGAGATGTACGGGTGGAATCGCCCCAACTCATCGCTCATGTGCAGAAAATGAATCTCAAATTCCGATATCCGGAATCCGACTCCGAGCTTGCGCTCGCATCGTCGACTTCCTCATCCCAATCCGGCCCAACCCCTTCGGCTCTACCACAGCTTCCTGCGCAGTTCCCACAGCCCTCCATCGGAGCCGGCGGCAATGCGAATCCCAATGTCGTTCGTCAACCGACGAATCTCTTAAGCGGAGGGGCAGCCTCGGTGCAAGATATTGTTCCGCCACCACGTCCCGATCCCCTGTCCGTTGCTGCGAACTCTCTCGACATGGTCGTCAAGAGCGTAGGCAAGAAAAGTTCCGTCGAAGGTCTTTCGCTCGAAGGTCCCTTTGAAATGCGGAAGGAAATGCTCGACAGCGCTAGCCCTTGGCCCTTCACCGCATCAGGAAAGCAACTTCGGATGATCGAAGTCGCTCCGGAGACAATGGATCTGTACATTATGGGCGAACCTGCGCGTATCACGGTCGGACGCGGAGAAGTGGTCGCACCAGAGCTGAAACTGACGCAAAGCGAAAATGTATTTCATATCGATCACCCCGGCGAATTGGTTATCCCCCCGGAAGCCATCCCGCTTCAACCGGAGACGCCTGGTGCAGCAACCCTCGTCAGCGTCCCTGGATTGGGACTCCCCAACACCCTTTCGAACGGCTCTCCTTCCCCCACCGCCAACTCCTCTCTCGTGAAGTGGCTGGAGCCTCCTCGGCTTCGTTGGGGAGAGCGGATGACGTTCGACGGCAAGATCGCGAGGTTCGGCGGAGGAGTCGATCTCACGTGCCGGATTCAATCTGCCGCCGACACGATTTCTCATATCTTCGTCCAGTCGCGATCCCTATCGGTCGAGATGGCACAGGCGATCGCACTCCAGCCGACGAGGACGCCTGGAGGACCGAAAGCTCAAGTCGAGATCATCCGATTCGAAGAAGATGTCGACATCAAAATGGCCGAAACCGACTTGGCGATGCAGCGTCGCTCTGCGGAACATATGAGGCTGCCACGACTCGACATCTATGCCCCAACGCAAACCTTTTTGGGTTACGGACCCGGTGAAGTCTGGAGTCGACGTTATGCGATGACCGCAAGTCTACCCGCTTTTGGAACCCCGGCCACGACGACTTCGTCGAAGACCAACACCCTCCAATGCTTGCACCTGAGCTTCACCGGCCGCCTAGAAGGGGACCTGCGAACGAAGAAAGCAAGTTTCTTTGACCGTATCGATGCGCTGATGGGCCCGATCGCATCTTGGGAGGACCAAGTCAACGTGCATCGCGCTGAACGCCTTGGAAAAAACCAAACACGACTCAGCGCGGATCAACTCAATTTGTTCGATGGAGGCGAGTTAAGCTACAACCAGATCTCCCCGAGCAATCGTGGCGAGGCCCCCCCTCCCGCCTGGGAGCTTGAAGCGGTCAGCCGTGTGCAAGTGGAATCGATCACCGATAAAGGGCGTGTGACCATGGAGGGACACAGCCTCAAGTACGCAGCCAAAGAAGATACCGTGATCGTCTCCGGTTCGCCTCGGCAAGCTGCCTTGTTCACCCTTTATCCCAATGACGGTTCCCCCAGCGACTTCATCGACACTCGACTACCCAACATCTCGATCCAACTCAAGACCGGAGCGATCAAAGGAAATATCAGCCGAATCGAAGGACCGCTGCCACCGAATATGCAGCGAGCCAGCTCCCCCGGTTCCAGCAATCCCGGACAGCCTACCACAGGGTTACCTTCCAATCCGCTCCTGCCTGATCCCAGAGGAAGCGGCGGCTCCCTGCGTCCTCGGTAGTTCGATGGCATCGTGGCCCATTCCAGGGCGATTAGAGGGTCTCAATCCTGCCATTGGAATCGCCGAACGAGTCGACTTCGACTCCGAACTCGTTCAACATCGTGACGAACAAGTTCGACATCGGTTGCTTTTCGAGAGCGCGGTATTGCCCCGGATGGAATCTTCCTCCCGCATGCCCTGCGAGGATCACCGGTAAGTTCTCATGCGTGTGACGATTGCCATCGGCGATCGCACCGCCATACACGATCATGGAATTGTGCAAAATCGATTGCCCATCGATGTCTTCCATACGCGA includes these proteins:
- a CDS encoding KdsC family phosphatase, yielding MAPKDNDVAKPIKLILSDVDGVLTDGSITIDNAGIESKTFHVRDGHAIRLWCKAGFQFGLLTARNSHIVKIRAAELGITLVRQGFEDKLPAAREMIQQAGCEPHEVCYIGDDLPDLSVMYEVGLSATVEDAASEVRQNAKWVMTSPGGRGAIRELVERLLKAKGLWDECIPNRVS
- a CDS encoding prenyltransferase/squalene oxidase repeat-containing protein, with translation MSKSASDPASLQPPRMPVPPPAASPRLAPPPVAKIDGTRTVPGGSSPAETSQMDGEEDREDELTWREKLWVRFGLQETPSWLTSLIVHLAIILLLAIVPIAEKIGDSITILSGTSSDTNGEDDLTAFEINPSAEDSEMLENLPDAISLDSLNLDLATPALPTDVAANDLALDSPVLGGLKGRTGILKETLLKAYGGTQGTEDAVAAGLDWLAKQQRSDGSWSLVGPYKGGATTENKPAATAMAMLAFLGAGNTHQSGEYQFQVKRGLDFLIAQQDEDGFFAKRASGNQRTYAQAQCSIAICELYGMTGDPQLESIAMRSIQYAQMAQAKDGGWRYNPKEPGDMSVTGWYVMALMSARMGGLLVDSSTLENVHQFLDLVQRSGRGTAKAPDGERYAYQRYSVGTPAMTAEGMLCRLYLGWSATDKRIQEGCELLCSNPIAQAPDRRSFYYWYYATTSLHHVGGEYWRRWNDAMKVELPALQEKSGPNRGSWSAQDDPHEGGGGRLYSTCFSIYCLETYYRHLPLNRMSGE
- a CDS encoding small basic protein, with product MTLDKSLKVRAGSIKTRNVLTRAERIKRLQDIDKWSEDSIVVGMAKVRVPKISLKKKKKVKKEDEADDKKKKKK
- a CDS encoding SIS domain-containing protein, yielding MGLPARKQAVSPSTRKSRLARGKDVLQQASAAIQATAESLDEDFLVAVDKILTTRGSVIVCGIGKAGLVGRKISATFASTGTRSHFLHPSEAVHGDLGSVGPNDVMLLLSNSGTTEEIVRILPFVSRRAAGLIAITSAGNSPLARAADIALILPPCREACQHNLAPSTSTTSMLAIGDAIALVVSEARGFGMQDFAELHPAGALGKRLASVDEAMRPQSECRLALSSHTIRQILVDAAKPGRRTGAVMLVDENGVLEGIFTDSDLAKLMEQRKDQDLDRPISERMTKSFSAIQSGARLSDAVDVMVARKISELPVVNRDDKPVGMIDITDVLEIEHLQNIAFAPTQAKRDAASDPQSSPPEEQDRQEEDWDAPPSSLRIFGRKY